In the Ilumatobacteraceae bacterium genome, one interval contains:
- a CDS encoding aspartate/glutamate racemase family protein, translating into MKMIGLLGGMSWESSIEYERLINEGVRARLGGTHSADLVIRSYDFAAVEALQAAGDWDAAGDLLATDAVMLERAGAEIIVLCTNTMHLLADRIESAIGVEFLHLADATAAAVRAAGVGRVALLGTRYTMEHDFYRGRLRSHGLDVIVPDADDRTTIHDVIYDELVRGVVRSRSKRRCLDVIDRLVERGAEGVIAGCTEIELLVGADDLAVPYFPTTALHAAAAVEAALA; encoded by the coding sequence ATGAAGATGATCGGGCTGCTCGGCGGCATGAGCTGGGAGAGTTCGATCGAGTACGAACGGCTGATCAACGAAGGGGTCAGGGCCCGGCTCGGGGGAACCCACTCGGCCGATCTCGTGATCCGCAGCTACGACTTCGCCGCCGTCGAGGCGCTGCAGGCGGCGGGCGACTGGGACGCCGCCGGCGACCTGCTCGCGACCGACGCGGTGATGCTCGAACGTGCCGGTGCCGAGATCATCGTGCTCTGCACCAACACGATGCATCTGTTGGCCGATCGGATCGAGTCGGCGATCGGTGTCGAGTTCCTGCACCTGGCCGATGCGACGGCCGCGGCGGTTCGAGCGGCCGGCGTCGGACGTGTGGCGCTCCTGGGCACCCGGTACACGATGGAACACGACTTCTACCGTGGCCGTCTCCGGTCGCACGGTCTCGATGTGATCGTCCCGGACGCCGACGACCGCACCACGATCCACGACGTGATCTACGACGAGTTGGTGCGCGGCGTGGTGCGGAGCCGGTCGAAGCGTCGCTGTCTCGACGTGATCGATCGGCTGGTCGAACGGGGAGCGGAGGGTGTGATCGCCGGTTGCACGGAGATCGAACTCCTCGTCGGGGCCGACGACCTGGCCGTGCCGTACTTCCCGACCACGGCGCTCCACGCGGCCGCAGCGGTCGAGGCCGCGCTGGCGTGA
- a CDS encoding PASTA domain-containing protein — protein MSTSASPPGGPTEPSDLLGRVVADHLVLARVVSAGANATVFDASDETTGRTVTVKLIQPGMAAPEAFQQRFDETMRRVGALSHPNIAALYDWGTTEIDGQTTWYVVVEQLTGGSLRDMFDRARRLSPSQALAIGLDACRALDYAHRRGFVHTELTPSKLVFGDDRRLRITDFGLAALLNESTWEQPDAVATHTAWYASPEQGLAQPIDGKTDVYALCLTLHEAVTGVLPFKNDSTVAALAARVGRLMPVSADLGPLASVLEHAGRPEADERSSAAQFGKELVQVASKLPRPEPLPLLSTGLFETPAEQLRAPDDPTGGVVRPTETPEPPLIVEAEPEMPTDVTSGDDLVILPLDSEIGGARSASEPEPEPDPETAQPAAPATAASATPEETAVRPERAAGVTTQAMPMLTTDPPRRRRGFPWKIVLAVLVVAALTVLGILATRLFETPVYTVPDLVEMPEAEARNLVATNRWELEITRERSDLVPVVGQVVRTAPQAGVDLAEGEPFLIVVSEGPTLRELPESTGLTLPEAQTRLVERGLDVRPPVEEYDEVVPAGTVISWSVPGDATLGVGSMVEPATPVELVVSRGPAPRTIPDVVGQPVGAARNELVALGLTLTETAQEFSDDIVLGSVISQSFEPGTEVERGTDMTVIVSKGPDIVPFPNLSGAATYEDAAEILIEAGFQPRLTFGDTLGEVQQVRIDGEEPIVGKTYRRGTQVDIRAL, from the coding sequence GTGAGCACCAGCGCATCGCCCCCCGGCGGTCCCACCGAACCGTCCGACCTGCTCGGTCGTGTCGTGGCCGACCATCTCGTGCTCGCCCGTGTGGTGAGTGCCGGCGCGAACGCCACCGTGTTCGACGCCTCCGACGAGACCACCGGCCGCACGGTCACCGTCAAGTTGATCCAGCCCGGCATGGCGGCACCCGAGGCGTTCCAGCAGCGTTTCGACGAGACGATGCGCCGAGTCGGTGCCCTGAGCCACCCGAACATCGCAGCGCTCTATGACTGGGGCACCACCGAGATCGACGGCCAGACGACGTGGTACGTGGTGGTCGAGCAGCTCACCGGTGGCAGCCTGCGCGACATGTTCGACCGAGCCAGGCGGTTGTCGCCGTCGCAGGCGCTCGCGATCGGTCTCGACGCGTGTCGTGCGCTCGACTACGCGCACCGGCGCGGGTTCGTGCACACCGAACTCACCCCGTCGAAGCTGGTGTTCGGCGACGATCGCCGACTCCGCATCACCGACTTCGGGCTGGCGGCGCTCCTCAACGAATCCACGTGGGAGCAGCCCGACGCGGTCGCTACGCACACCGCCTGGTACGCCTCGCCCGAACAGGGGCTCGCACAGCCGATCGACGGCAAGACCGACGTGTACGCCCTGTGCCTCACGCTGCACGAAGCGGTGACGGGCGTGCTCCCCTTCAAGAACGATTCGACCGTGGCCGCCCTGGCGGCGCGTGTCGGGCGCCTGATGCCCGTCTCGGCCGATCTCGGTCCACTGGCGTCCGTCCTCGAACACGCCGGGCGGCCCGAGGCCGACGAACGTTCCTCGGCCGCCCAATTCGGCAAGGAGTTGGTCCAGGTGGCCTCGAAGCTGCCGCGCCCCGAGCCGCTCCCGTTGTTGTCGACCGGGTTGTTCGAGACGCCGGCCGAGCAGCTGCGAGCACCCGACGACCCGACGGGTGGGGTCGTCCGGCCGACCGAGACGCCCGAGCCCCCGCTGATCGTCGAGGCCGAGCCGGAGATGCCGACCGACGTGACGTCCGGCGACGATCTGGTGATCCTCCCGCTCGACTCCGAGATCGGTGGTGCCCGCTCGGCATCGGAACCCGAACCCGAACCCGATCCCGAGACCGCGCAACCAGCGGCGCCTGCGACCGCCGCGTCGGCGACGCCCGAGGAGACCGCCGTCCGGCCCGAGCGTGCGGCCGGGGTCACGACTCAGGCGATGCCGATGTTGACCACCGACCCGCCACGGCGTCGACGTGGTTTCCCGTGGAAGATCGTGCTCGCCGTCCTGGTGGTCGCGGCGCTGACCGTGCTCGGCATCCTGGCCACACGATTGTTCGAGACACCGGTGTACACCGTGCCCGACCTCGTGGAGATGCCCGAAGCCGAAGCGCGGAACCTCGTGGCCACCAACCGGTGGGAACTCGAGATCACGCGAGAGCGCAGTGATCTCGTGCCCGTGGTCGGGCAGGTCGTCCGCACCGCACCGCAGGCCGGCGTCGACCTGGCCGAGGGCGAGCCGTTCCTGATCGTGGTGAGCGAGGGTCCGACGCTGCGGGAGTTGCCGGAATCGACGGGCCTGACACTGCCCGAGGCACAGACCCGTCTGGTCGAGCGAGGACTCGACGTCAGACCACCGGTCGAGGAGTACGACGAGGTCGTTCCGGCCGGCACCGTCATCAGCTGGTCGGTCCCCGGCGATGCGACACTCGGCGTCGGCTCGATGGTCGAGCCGGCGACGCCCGTCGAGCTGGTCGTCTCCCGGGGGCCTGCACCTCGGACGATTCCCGACGTCGTCGGCCAACCGGTGGGCGCGGCACGCAACGAACTCGTCGCGCTCGGACTGACGCTGACCGAGACGGCACAGGAGTTCAGTGACGACATCGTGCTCGGGTCGGTCATCTCACAGAGCTTCGAGCCGGGCACCGAGGTCGAGCGCGGCACCGACATGACGGTGATCGTGTCGAAGGGACCCGACATCGTTCCGTTCCCGAACCTGTCGGGTGCAGCGACCTACGAAGACGCCGCCGAGATCCTGATCGAGGCGGGTTTCCAGCCCCGATTGACCTTCGGTGACACGTTGGGCGAGGTGCAACAGGTACGGATCGACGGCGAGGAACCGATCGTCGGCAAGACGTATCGGCGCGGCACGCAGGTCGACATTCGCGCCCTCTGA
- a CDS encoding SDR family NAD(P)-dependent oxidoreductase: MNELEGRVAIVTGAGRGLGREHAKLLASHGARVVVNDLGVGADGTGSDHRPADDVVAEISDAGGTAVASHDDVADWDGARKVIDAAIAAFGELDVVINNAGILRDSTIVNMTEHDFDAVVRVHLKGHAAPTKWAATYWREEHKRGATRQRNLVHTSSTSGLYANPGQSNYGSAKSGIATFNQIVAQELAQYGVVSNCVVPGARTRLTLASPGLPEIMEAPAEGFDIWDPANASPLVAFLSSASCRFNGEAFYVQGGTIRRLEPWTLIGDSIEKSTRWDLTELSDAMQAFATTSEVAATQ; this comes from the coding sequence ATGAACGAACTCGAGGGACGCGTCGCGATCGTGACCGGGGCCGGTCGCGGTCTGGGCCGTGAACACGCCAAGTTGCTGGCCTCCCACGGTGCCCGCGTGGTCGTCAACGACCTGGGTGTCGGAGCCGACGGCACCGGTTCGGATCATCGGCCCGCCGACGACGTCGTCGCCGAGATCAGCGACGCCGGGGGCACGGCCGTCGCCTCGCACGACGACGTCGCCGACTGGGACGGTGCCCGCAAGGTCATCGATGCGGCCATCGCGGCATTCGGTGAACTCGACGTGGTGATCAACAACGCCGGCATCCTCCGTGACAGCACGATCGTCAACATGACCGAGCACGACTTCGACGCCGTCGTCCGGGTGCACCTCAAAGGGCATGCGGCGCCGACCAAGTGGGCGGCGACCTATTGGCGTGAGGAGCACAAGCGCGGTGCGACCCGGCAACGCAACCTCGTGCACACCAGCTCGACGTCGGGCCTGTACGCCAACCCGGGTCAGTCGAACTACGGATCGGCCAAGTCGGGCATCGCGACGTTCAACCAGATCGTCGCCCAGGAGTTGGCCCAGTACGGCGTCGTGTCGAACTGTGTCGTTCCCGGTGCACGAACCCGACTGACCCTGGCGTCACCCGGACTCCCCGAGATCATGGAGGCACCGGCCGAAGGTTTCGACATCTGGGATCCGGCCAACGCGTCACCGCTCGTCGCTTTCTTGTCGAGCGCCTCGTGCCGGTTCAACGGCGAGGCGTTCTACGTGCAGGGTGGCACGATCCGCCGGCTCGAGCCGTGGACGCTGATCGGCGATTCGATCGAGAAGTCGACCCGCTGGGACCTGACCGAGCTGTCCGATGCCATGCAGGCGTTCGCGACGACGTCCGAGGTCGCTGCTACGCAGTGA
- a CDS encoding SCP2 sterol-binding domain-containing protein: MYTFLTDEWIEAARALRVRYADRLPDVTVEVRINQVVTGVPFGEGTIRAYIDSTDGNLDLELGELDEPDVTLTTDYETAKAMVVDQDPAVVMQSFMAGKITVQGDMMKLMAMQTSVPVNEASVEFAAELQSITA; encoded by the coding sequence ATGTACACGTTCCTGACCGACGAGTGGATCGAGGCGGCGCGGGCGCTGCGGGTCCGGTACGCCGACCGGCTGCCCGACGTCACCGTCGAAGTCCGGATCAACCAGGTCGTGACCGGCGTGCCGTTCGGCGAGGGCACGATCCGGGCGTACATCGACAGCACCGACGGCAATCTCGATCTCGAGCTCGGCGAGCTCGACGAGCCCGACGTCACGCTGACGACCGACTACGAGACCGCCAAGGCCATGGTGGTCGATCAGGACCCGGCCGTGGTCATGCAGTCGTTCATGGCCGGCAAGATCACGGTGCAGGGCGACATGATGAAGCTCATGGCGATGCAGACCTCGGTGCCGGTCAACGAAGCGTCGGTCGAGTTCGCGGCCGAGCTCCAGTCGATCACTGCGTAG
- the menC gene encoding o-succinylbenzoate synthase, whose protein sequence is MTELRQLELRRIALDLVTPFRTSFGTEQLRDILLLHVTTDDGEGWGECVAMAEPAYSAEFVDAAVLVIRDHFWPTLTAGGPITAEEVTGRLARYSGHPMSKAALEAAVLDAQLRAAGTGLHAYFGGNRDRIPSGVSVGIFDSLDELLAQVQGYVDDGYARIKLKIEPGWDIEPVRLVRELIGPDMGLQVDANTAYDRTDGEHLARLDDYDLLLIEQPLPEEDILGHALLAEAIRTPVCLDESIVSLQTAADAIELGAAEIINIKPGRVGGYLEARRIHDLCVDRGVPVWCGGMVETGIGRAANAALAALPGFTLPGDISASSRFYRRDIVTDPITVDDGQVRVPHGPGMGFELDHEFLDSITTWSTTLAAT, encoded by the coding sequence ATGACCGAACTCCGGCAACTCGAACTCCGACGGATCGCGCTCGACCTCGTCACGCCGTTCCGCACCAGCTTCGGCACCGAACAGCTGCGCGACATCCTGCTGCTCCACGTCACCACCGACGACGGCGAGGGTTGGGGGGAGTGCGTCGCCATGGCCGAACCGGCGTACTCGGCGGAGTTCGTCGACGCCGCCGTGCTCGTCATCCGCGACCACTTCTGGCCGACCCTGACCGCCGGCGGGCCGATCACCGCCGAGGAGGTCACCGGCCGTCTCGCCCGGTACAGCGGCCACCCGATGTCGAAGGCCGCGCTCGAAGCCGCCGTGCTCGACGCGCAGTTGCGCGCCGCCGGAACCGGGTTGCACGCATACTTCGGTGGCAACCGCGACCGCATCCCCAGCGGGGTCAGCGTCGGCATCTTCGATTCGCTCGACGAACTGCTCGCCCAGGTACAGGGGTACGTCGACGACGGGTACGCCCGCATCAAGCTCAAGATCGAACCCGGTTGGGACATCGAACCCGTTCGCCTCGTCCGCGAGCTGATCGGGCCCGACATGGGCCTCCAGGTCGACGCGAACACCGCCTACGACCGCACCGACGGCGAGCACCTGGCCCGTCTCGACGACTACGACCTCCTGCTGATCGAGCAGCCGCTCCCCGAGGAGGACATCCTCGGCCACGCACTGCTCGCCGAAGCGATCCGGACGCCGGTCTGTCTCGATGAGTCGATCGTGTCGCTGCAGACCGCTGCCGACGCGATCGAGCTCGGCGCGGCCGAGATCATCAACATCAAGCCGGGTCGCGTCGGTGGCTACCTCGAGGCTCGACGGATCCACGACCTCTGCGTCGATCGGGGCGTCCCGGTGTGGTGCGGCGGCATGGTCGAGACCGGCATCGGGCGCGCGGCCAACGCAGCGCTCGCCGCGCTCCCGGGCTTCACGCTGCCGGGCGACATCAGCGCCTCGTCACGCTTCTACCGGCGCGACATCGTCACCGATCCGATCACGGTCGACGACGGCCAGGTCCGGGTGCCCCACGGCCCCGGCATGGGCTTCGAACTCGATCACGAGTTCCTCGACAGCATCACCACGTGGTCGACGACGCTCGCCGCGACCTGA
- the serA gene encoding phosphoglycerate dehydrogenase, which yields MARVLVTEAIADGGLDRLRDVGHDVDVQLGLSPEELRSAIVGAHALVIRSATQVDAELLAAATELVVVGRAGIGLDNVDVAAATARGVMVVNAPQSNIISAAEHTMALLMAQARNIPQAHAALVAGRWERSKWEGVELADKTLGIVGLGRIGKLVADRAKAFQMRLVAYDPFVSADRARQLGVELLPLDQLVAESDFLTVHLPKTKETAGLIDRDLLMKAKPSLRVINVARGGIVDEADLAECIRDGVIAGAALDVFDTEPTTESPLFELPSVVVTPHLGASTREAQDKAGDAIADMVKLALDGDFVPWAVNVDAAEANETIRPFLPLAEQLGRLYGSLHGSSPDNFDLSCEGEIAAYDTRIIGLAVLKGFFSRISDDPVSYVNAPNMAKAAGISMREVTCVDTDEYVNLISLKCEDHSISGTLAGRRREQRIVEVDGHSVDVPPAEHMMVISNDDRPGVIGTVGVMLGGAGVNIADMDVGRVGTGGNATMVLALTDEIPAPLVDELRAAAGILSVKVLHG from the coding sequence ATGGCACGAGTACTCGTCACCGAAGCGATCGCCGATGGCGGTCTCGATCGACTCCGCGACGTCGGGCACGACGTCGACGTGCAGCTCGGTCTGTCGCCGGAGGAGCTGCGTTCGGCGATCGTCGGTGCGCACGCGCTCGTGATCCGGTCGGCGACCCAGGTCGACGCCGAGCTGCTCGCTGCCGCCACCGAGCTCGTCGTGGTGGGCCGGGCGGGTATCGGGCTCGACAACGTCGACGTCGCTGCGGCAACGGCGCGCGGCGTGATGGTCGTCAACGCCCCGCAGTCGAACATCATCTCGGCCGCCGAGCACACCATGGCGCTGCTGATGGCGCAGGCCCGCAACATCCCACAGGCGCATGCGGCACTCGTCGCAGGCCGTTGGGAGCGCAGCAAGTGGGAGGGCGTCGAGCTCGCCGACAAGACGCTCGGCATCGTCGGCCTCGGACGCATCGGCAAACTCGTCGCCGACCGCGCCAAGGCGTTCCAGATGCGCCTCGTCGCCTACGACCCGTTCGTCTCGGCCGATCGTGCCCGCCAACTCGGCGTCGAGCTGTTGCCGCTCGACCAGTTGGTCGCCGAATCCGACTTCCTGACCGTCCACCTGCCGAAGACCAAGGAGACCGCCGGGTTGATCGACCGCGACCTCCTCATGAAGGCCAAGCCGAGCCTCCGGGTGATCAACGTGGCTCGCGGCGGCATCGTCGACGAGGCCGATCTCGCCGAGTGCATCCGCGACGGCGTCATCGCCGGTGCGGCGCTCGACGTGTTCGACACCGAGCCCACGACCGAGTCCCCGCTGTTCGAGCTGCCGTCGGTCGTCGTCACCCCGCACCTCGGTGCGTCGACGCGTGAAGCGCAGGACAAGGCGGGCGATGCGATTGCCGACATGGTCAAGCTGGCGCTCGACGGCGATTTCGTCCCGTGGGCGGTCAACGTCGATGCCGCCGAGGCCAACGAGACGATCCGCCCGTTCCTCCCGCTCGCGGAGCAACTCGGCCGTCTGTACGGTTCGCTGCACGGCAGCTCGCCCGACAACTTCGATCTGTCCTGCGAGGGCGAGATCGCGGCGTACGACACCCGGATCATCGGTCTCGCCGTGCTCAAGGGCTTTTTCAGCCGCATCTCCGACGACCCCGTGAGCTATGTCAACGCGCCGAACATGGCGAAGGCGGCGGGCATCTCGATGCGCGAGGTCACCTGCGTCGACACCGACGAGTATGTCAACCTGATCTCGCTCAAGTGCGAGGATCACAGCATCTCCGGCACGCTCGCCGGTCGCCGCCGTGAGCAGCGCATCGTCGAGGTCGACGGGCACTCGGTCGACGTGCCGCCGGCGGAGCACATGATGGTGATCAGCAACGACGATCGCCCCGGTGTGATCGGCACCGTCGGCGTGATGCTCGGCGGTGCCGGTGTCAACATCGCCGACATGGACGTCGGCCGCGTCGGCACCGGCGGCAACGCCACGATGGTCCTGGCCCTCACCGATGAGATCCCGGCGCCGCTGGTCGACGAGCTGCGAGCCGCCGCCGGCATCCTCAGCGTCAAAGTGCTCCACGGCTGA
- a CDS encoding isocitrate lyase/phosphoenolpyruvate mutase family protein yields MTPQQRRTRFFELHAREQVVVMPNPWDVGSTKLLTGLGFDALATTSAGFAWSDGRDDYGITLDQLVEHTRAVAASTHLPLNVDSERCFADDGDLTAIGHTVGLLHDAGAAGCSIEDWNGPAGRIDPVDVATERVAAAAEAAHRDGDPMLLTARCENFLHGVTDLDDTIERLIAYASAGADCVYAPGLNTVDQIERVANAVDVPINVLALPGGPTVAEIGAAGGRRVSIGSSLASTAYGAMMAGARELIESGTSSYLATRLTGEDRRLLG; encoded by the coding sequence ATGACGCCGCAGCAACGCCGCACCCGCTTCTTCGAGCTCCACGCCCGCGAGCAGGTGGTCGTGATGCCCAATCCATGGGACGTCGGTTCGACCAAGCTGCTCACCGGACTCGGCTTCGACGCACTCGCGACGACGAGCGCCGGATTCGCGTGGTCCGACGGCCGCGACGACTACGGCATCACACTCGATCAACTCGTCGAGCACACCCGAGCGGTCGCGGCCTCGACCCACCTGCCACTCAACGTCGACAGCGAACGCTGCTTCGCCGACGACGGCGATCTCACCGCGATCGGTCACACGGTGGGTCTGCTGCACGACGCCGGTGCCGCAGGTTGCTCGATCGAGGACTGGAACGGCCCGGCCGGGCGCATCGACCCCGTCGACGTCGCTACCGAGCGGGTCGCTGCTGCCGCCGAGGCCGCCCACCGCGACGGCGATCCGATGCTGCTCACCGCTCGCTGCGAGAACTTCCTGCACGGGGTGACCGACCTCGACGACACGATCGAGCGGCTCATCGCCTATGCCTCGGCTGGGGCGGACTGCGTGTACGCCCCCGGCCTGAACACCGTCGATCAGATCGAACGCGTGGCAAACGCAGTCGACGTACCGATCAACGTGCTCGCGCTGCCCGGCGGCCCGACCGTGGCCGAGATCGGCGCGGCCGGGGGCCGTCGGGTGTCGATCGGCAGTTCACTCGCCTCGACCGCCTACGGCGCCATGATGGCCGGTGCCCGCGAGCTGATCGAGTCGGGGACGAGCAGCTACCTGGCCACCAGGCTGACCGGTGAGGACCGCCGCCTGCTCGGGTGA
- the pyrF gene encoding orotidine-5'-phosphate decarboxylase, translated as MGFHDQLRRSWAASNSLLCVGLDPDPARFPAGLDAAPDAVFRFCKEIIDATADVVCAFKPQIAYFASQREEATLERLCAYILEHYPDVTLILDAKRGDIGSTAEHYAREAFGRYQAHAVTVNPYLGADSIVPFFAHDGGVIALCRTSNPGGDDLQSLDVGGEPLYVRVAEMVANEWAPRGDCGLVVGATYPDELRRVRQVVGDLPILVPGLGHQGGDPRAAVAAGATADGRGLMISSSRAIIYASDGDDFAEAARAAAIESRLATLPAGW; from the coding sequence GTGGGCTTCCATGACCAACTCCGACGCTCGTGGGCTGCATCGAACTCCCTCCTGTGCGTCGGTCTCGATCCCGACCCTGCCCGTTTCCCGGCCGGACTCGACGCCGCACCCGACGCCGTCTTCCGGTTCTGCAAGGAGATCATCGACGCCACGGCCGACGTGGTCTGTGCGTTCAAGCCGCAGATCGCATACTTCGCGAGCCAGCGCGAGGAGGCGACGCTCGAGCGTCTCTGCGCCTACATCCTCGAGCACTACCCCGACGTCACCCTGATCCTCGACGCCAAGCGCGGCGACATCGGCTCGACCGCCGAGCACTACGCGCGCGAGGCGTTCGGGCGCTATCAGGCTCACGCCGTCACCGTGAACCCCTACCTCGGCGCCGACTCGATCGTGCCGTTCTTCGCCCACGACGGTGGCGTGATCGCGCTCTGTCGGACCAGCAATCCCGGCGGCGACGACCTGCAATCGCTCGACGTCGGAGGCGAACCGCTCTATGTGCGCGTGGCCGAGATGGTGGCCAACGAGTGGGCACCGCGTGGCGACTGCGGACTCGTCGTGGGCGCCACCTATCCCGACGAACTCCGCCGCGTTCGCCAGGTCGTGGGCGACCTCCCGATCCTGGTCCCCGGTCTGGGTCATCAAGGCGGCGATCCGCGTGCCGCCGTGGCCGCCGGCGCGACCGCCGACGGGCGCGGTCTGATGATCAGCTCCTCCCGGGCGATCATCTACGCGAGCGACGGTGACGACTTCGCCGAGGCGGCACGGGCCGCCGCCATCGAGTCGCGGCTCGCGACGCTGCCGGCCGGCTGGTAG
- a CDS encoding ferredoxin, with protein MKVKVDFDMCASTGGCMQVCPEVFEVRSDGYLYILQDEPAPELHDRVREAADLCPTAAIELVD; from the coding sequence ATGAAGGTCAAGGTCGATTTCGACATGTGTGCGTCGACGGGTGGCTGCATGCAGGTGTGCCCCGAGGTCTTCGAGGTCCGCAGCGACGGCTATCTGTACATCCTGCAGGACGAGCCGGCACCCGAGTTGCACGACCGGGTTCGCGAGGCGGCCGACCTCTGCCCGACCGCCGCGATCGAGCTCGTCGACTGA
- the leuA gene encoding 2-isopropylmalate synthase — MPPANVTPKKMPFEKYAPFIPITLADRTWPDVVIDRAPRWCSVDLRDGNQALIDPMDPARKLRMFQELVKMGFKEIEVGFPSASQPDFDFVRQLIEDDLIPDDVHIQVLVQCRQELIERTYECLAGAPRAIVHFYNSTNPLQRDVVFGLDTDGIKSIAVNGAKLCKKLEETIPDTTIRYEYSPESFTLTEPDYAIEVCEAVMDVIEPTPDDPIILNLPATVECYSPNVYGDVIEWFGRTIKQRESVIVSLHPHNDRGCAVAAAEFGVMAGADRVEGTLFGNGERTGNVDVVNLAMNLFANGVDPELDISDIDALRRTAEYCNRLPVPERLPYVGDLVYTAFSGSHQDAIKKGLDRLPKDYDRWGVPYLPIDPHHVGRSYEAVIRVNSQSGKGGVAYVMKEEHGFDLPRRLQIEFSKAIQHVTEDSGTEISPGVMWDTFQTEYLPPEPRFRLRTHELHTKDGRTKVTAQLDVDGDAVTAIGEGDGPVEAFVQAIADHFGEEFDVVDYAEHAIGRGSNAQAVAYVETTNADNDIKWGLGQDPNITTASLRAVLSAFERQHG, encoded by the coding sequence ATGCCACCAGCCAACGTGACCCCCAAGAAGATGCCGTTCGAGAAGTACGCACCGTTCATCCCGATCACCCTCGCCGACCGCACCTGGCCCGACGTCGTCATCGACCGGGCACCCCGCTGGTGCTCGGTCGACCTGCGCGACGGCAACCAGGCGCTCATCGACCCGATGGACCCGGCTCGCAAGCTGCGCATGTTCCAGGAGCTCGTCAAGATGGGCTTCAAGGAGATCGAGGTCGGTTTCCCGTCGGCGAGCCAGCCCGACTTCGACTTCGTGCGCCAGCTGATCGAGGACGACCTGATCCCCGACGACGTCCACATCCAGGTGCTCGTGCAGTGTCGCCAGGAACTGATCGAGCGCACCTACGAATGCCTCGCCGGAGCGCCACGGGCGATCGTCCACTTCTACAACTCGACGAATCCGCTGCAGCGTGACGTCGTGTTCGGCCTCGACACCGACGGCATCAAGTCGATCGCCGTCAACGGCGCCAAGCTCTGCAAGAAGCTCGAGGAAACCATTCCCGACACGACGATCCGCTACGAGTACTCACCCGAGAGCTTCACGCTGACCGAGCCCGACTACGCGATCGAGGTCTGTGAGGCGGTGATGGACGTGATCGAGCCGACCCCGGACGATCCGATCATCCTCAACCTGCCCGCCACGGTCGAGTGCTACTCCCCCAACGTCTACGGCGACGTCATCGAGTGGTTCGGCCGCACGATCAAACAGCGCGAGTCGGTGATCGTCAGCCTGCACCCGCACAACGACCGCGGCTGTGCGGTCGCTGCGGCCGAGTTCGGCGTGATGGCCGGCGCCGACCGCGTGGAAGGCACCCTGTTCGGCAACGGTGAGCGCACCGGCAACGTCGACGTCGTCAACCTGGCGATGAACCTGTTCGCCAACGGGGTCGATCCCGAACTCGACATCAGCGACATCGACGCCCTGCGCCGCACGGCCGAGTACTGCAACCGTCTTCCGGTGCCCGAGCGACTGCCGTACGTCGGCGACCTGGTCTACACCGCCTTCTCCGGCTCTCACCAGGACGCCATCAAGAAGGGGCTCGACCGGCTGCCGAAGGACTACGACCGGTGGGGAGTCCCGTACCTGCCGATCGACCCGCACCACGTCGGCCGCTCGTACGAGGCCGTCATCCGGGTGAACTCGCAGTCCGGCAAGGGCGGGGTCGCCTACGTGATGAAGGAGGAGCACGGCTTCGACCTGCCGCGCCGCCTCCAGATCGAGTTCTCCAAGGCGATCCAGCACGTCACCGAGGATTCCGGCACCGAGATCAGCCCCGGCGTGATGTGGGACACGTTCCAGACGGAGTACCTCCCGCCCGAACCACGCTTCCGCCTGCGGACCCACGAACTGCACACCAAGGACGGCCGCACCAAGGTCACCGCGCAGCTCGACGTCGACGGCGACGCCGTCACTGCGATCGGCGAGGGCGACGGCCCCGTCGAGGCGTTCGTGCAGGCGATCGCCGACCACTTCGGCGAAGAGTTCGACGTCGTCGACTACGCCGAGCACGCGATCGGTCGAGGCAGCAACGCCCAGGCCGTCGCCTACGTCGAGACGACCAACGCCGACAACGACATCAAGTGGGGTCTCGGCCAGGATCCGAACATCACCACCGCGTCGTTGCGAGCCGTGCTGTCGGCGTTCGAACGCCAGCACGGCTGA